Genomic segment of Microbacterium sp. M28:
TGGCCGGCAGACCGTCCGTGAAGAGGAGTTCGGTCACGAACCGCGGGTCGCCTGTCAGCTCGTCCGCATTCATCTGAATTCCTCCCTGGAGCGCTTACCTCCACGCTAGAGCAGTGCCCCGTGCCCGGCAATGACATCCCGGCCGAGCCGAAGGTGTGTCGCAACCAGTTCGTTACGAAAGGATGCGACCCAGCGCATCCTTCATGAAGAGCGCCCGCACGTCGTCGATCTGAGACGCCAGTTCGGGCCCCAATTCGTTCGCCTTCCCGCGCGATGCGGCATCCGTTCGGCGCAGCAGCGCCGACATGGCGGACTCGATCAGCGCGACATCCCGTTCGGCGCTCTGGCGGACGGAACGGAGGTGCCGCGGCTCGATGCCGTGACGGTCGAGGGCCACCAGCCCTCGGAGCAGGGTGACGACGTTCTCGGAGTAGGACTCCCCCGCCGCGATGATGCCCGTGCTGATCGCATCGTTGAGCAGTTGAGGGGCGGCTCCGGCTGCCGAGAGCAGCTCGTCTCGGCGGTAGCGGCGCACGGCCGGTGTGATCGACGGCGGCGGGGTCAGCGCGCCGGCGAGATCGCCGTTCGCTTCCGCTTCGTCCAGCTGCTCGCGGATCACGTTGAGCGGCAGATAGTGGTCGCGCTGCAGCGTGAGCGCGAGGCGCAGCCGTTCGACGTCGCTCGTGGAGAACTTGCGATAGCCGGAGTCCGTCCGCGCCGGCGTGACGATGCCGCGCACCTCGAGGAAGCGCAGCTTGCTGGCCGACACATCGGGGAACTCGGGGGTGAGTCTCGCCAGCACCTGACCGATGCTCAGAAGACCCGGAGACGCAGTGCGTTCCCGGGTGGGGCTGGCCGACGCCATCAGTCGTTCGCCGCCACGAGGTCGACGGGCGATGCGAAGAAGTTCAGACGGAACTTGCCGACGCGCACTTCGTAGCCGTTGGCGAGGACGTGCCGGTCGGCGCGCTCACCGTTGACGTACGTGCCGTTGAGCGAGCGCTGATCGATGATCTCGAAGGTCGTGCCGTTGCGCGTGATCTCGGCGTGGCGGCGCGAGACGGTGACGTCGTCGAAGAAGATGTCGGCCTCCGGGTGACGTCCGACCGTCGTGACATCCGTATCGAGCAGGTAGCGTGCCCCCGCCAGAGCGCCGGAGCGCACCAGCAGCAGGGCCGACCCCGACGGCAGCGCCGCGATCGCGGTCTGCTCGGCCTCGCTCAGCTCCACGCCGAAAGGCACGAAGGACAGGTCGGAGTCATGTCCGAACGTCTGCGTCACGTCGTGCTTCTGCTCACCATCGCGGTGGATCGCGGCGTTCTCGCTGTGTCGGCTCTCGCTGTCTGTCACGGTGCCCTCCCTAGACAACCCAGCCTAACTGATCGAACCGGCGCGGCGGGAGGGCGAATCCGCTCACGGTCATCGCCGAGGTGTTCGCTCATAGGCTGGAGTGGTGCCCTCCCTTGCTCTGAGACGACAGGTCCTTCCCACCGCGATCGCCGCGACGCTGCTGACAGCACTGCTCGTGCTGTTCCCGGCCCATCGCGCCGCCGCGCACGACGAGCTCGTCTCGTCGGATCCCGCGGCCGACTCGACGGTGGAGACGCTCCCCGAGGAGATGACGCTCACCTTCAGCGCCGCCCTCATCGCCTCCGCCGGCGGAACAGGCGTCGTCGTGACGGACGCCGCGGGCAACGACGTCACAGCCGGCGCCCCGGAGATCGACGGGGCCGTGCTGATCCAGCCTCTGGATCCCGCGGCGGGGACCGCGGGCGAGTACACGGTCATCTGGCAGGTCGTCTCCAGCGACGGTCACCCGACCGATGGCGAGTTCGCTTTCACCGTGGCTGAAGCCGCATCGCCCGCCACGACGGAACCGACCGCGACGGGTGAGCCGAGCCCTTCGGCATCCGAGACGGCGGCCCCAACGCCGGACGCCACCGCGACGCCGGCCCCTGCCGCGACCGATTCCTCACCGGCATCCGCCTGGATCTGGGCCCTCTCGATCGTCGGCATCCTCGCCATCGTCGTCGCCATGGTCTGGTTCTGGCTCCGCGGACGGCGGACCGCGTCGGGCGCCGAGTCGGATACCCCTGCAGAGGGATAGGCTGGAACCATGCCACATTACGATGTCGTCATCCTCGGCGCGGGCCCTGGCGGATACGTCGCCGCCGTCCGCAGCGCTCAACTCGGACTGTCCACCGCGATCATCGAGGAGAAGTACTGGGGCGGTGTGTGCCTGAACGTGGGCTGCATCCCCTCCAAGTCGCTCCTGAAGAACGCGGAGATCGCCCACACCTTCACCCACAAGGCCGAGTTCTTCGGCATCTCGGGTGACGTGCACTTCGACTTCGGCGCGGCGTTCGACCGCAGCCGCAAGGTGGCGGACACCCACGTCAAGGGCATCCACTTCCTGATGAAGAAGAACAAGGTCACCGAGTACGACGGCCGAGGCACCTTCACCGGCCCCAAGGCGATCTCGGTCGCGAAGTCCGACGGGACGACCGAAGAGGTCACGTTCGACAACGTCATCATCGCCACCGGTTCGACCGTGCGTCTGCTGCCCGGCGTGCAGCTCAGCGAGAACGTCGTCACCTACGAGGAGCAGATCCTCTCCCGCGAGCTGCCCGAGTCGATCGTGATCGTCGGCGCCGGCGCCATCGGCATGGAATTCGCCTACGTCCTGTCGAACTACGGCGTCAAGGTGACCATCGTCGAGTTCCTCGACCGCGCACTGCCCAACGAGGATGTGGAGGTCTCCAAGGAGATCACCAAGCAGTACAAGAAGTACGGCATCGAGATCCTCACCTCCACCAAGGTCGAGACCATCGTCGACAACGGCTCCTCGGTCACCGTGACGTACACCGGCAAGGACGGCCAGCAGACGTCGATCGACACCGGCAAGGTGCTGATGTCGGTCGGTTTCGCGGCGAACGTCAAGGGCTACGGCCTGGAGAACACCGGCGTCGCTCTGACCGAGCGCGGCGCGATCGACATCGACGACCACATGCGCACGAACGTCGAGGGCATCTACGCGATCGGCGACGTCACCGCGAAGCTCCAGCTCGCGCACGTCGCCGAGGCGCAGGGCGTCGTGGCCGCCGAGGCCATCGCCGGCGCCGAGACCCAGACGCTGGGCGACTACCGGATGATGCCGCGTGCGACGTTCTGCCAGCCGCAGGTCGCCAGCTTCGGTCTCACCGAGGAGCAGGCGCGTGCCGAGGGCCGCGAGATCAAGGTCGCCAAGTTCCCCTTCAGCGCGAACGGCAAGGCGAACGGTCTGGGCGAGCCGATCGGCTTCGTCAAGCTGATCGCGGATGCCGAGCATCTGGAGCTCATCGGCGGCCATCTGATCGGCCCCGACGTCTCCGAGCTCCTGCCCGAGCTGACCCTGGCGCAGAAGTGGGACCTGACGGCTCTCGAGGCCGCTCGCAACGTCCACACGCACCCGACGCTGTCCGAGGCGCTCCAGGAGGCCTTCCACGGTCTCTCGGGGCACATGATCAACCTCTGATCCGTCTCGAGCTCGACGGCCCGGTTCGCCTCACGGCGGTCGGGCCGTCGTCGTTCACAGACCGCTCATCGTCATGGCGCCGAGCATACGGCGCCCGCTGACGCCCTGGTCGAGGAGCGCGATCGCGCCGTCGCGCACCGCGCGTGCCGCCTCCCCGACGGGGGCGCCCATCGCCATGTTGAAGCGGGCTCGTCGCTGCCCGAGCGCCGCCGCCCGCAGCGACACCCGCTCGTAGGCTCTCAGAGCGGCCTCACGATCGGATCGCTCGGTGAGCGCCACGGCGAGCCGGCAGGCTGCGATCCAGGCGAGGTTCATGCCCTGCCCGCCGATCGGGCTGATCTCGTGCGCCGCGTCGCCGAGCAGGACGGCTGGGCCGTGCACGAGCCGGCTCGCGCGATGCTGGCGGGCACGGAAGCTCTGCGGCCGAGCTCCACCCGGCTCGCCGATGTCGAGGCCGGTCCGGGCGAGGACGGTCCGCGCGAAGGATGCCGTCGTTCGTCGCGTCCGCTCGCGCTCGCGGATCACCCAGCGTCGCCCTCCGCCCGGAAGCGGGAACGACTCGACCACGCCGTCCGGCTCGAGGTGCAGCCGCGCCCGGTCGTCCGACGGCGCATCGACCACGTCGAGCATCGTGTAGTCCCCGGCGCCGGGCACCCGCCGCCAGGACACCCCCAGGCGGTCACGGATGCCGCTGTGCACGCCGTCCGCGACGACGACACGTCGTGCGGAGAACTCCTGCTCCCGTCCTGCTCGCACCGCCAGCACCCTGGCCGCACCGGCGCGGCCGACGACATCGCGCACCTGGACACCGGTGCGCACGGCATCCGGAGCCAGCTCTGCCAGCCGCTGCTGCAGCAGCGCGTGAGTCTGCGACTGCGCGAGCGTGCGCACTTCGCGCCCAGGCACGAAGTCCTGCTCCGCCAATACGCGTCCTCGCGATGTCACGGTTCCCCCGGCGAGAAGGAGCGCATCGGCGCGGAACTCCTCATCGACGCCGGCGTCCCGGAGAGCGGCGAGGCCTGGCGGGTGGATGCCGATCGCCCTCGATCGATCCTCATGGCCGGTCCCTCGCTCGAGCACGAGCACGTCCGTGCCGCGACGCGCGAGCAGGCAGGCCAGCAGCAGCCCGGCCGGCCCGGCGCCCACGATGGCGACATCGCATTCAGGCACGCACGCCGCCTCTGAGCAGCACGACGCGGTGCGGAGATGACGCCACCGCTGTCCAGCCCTGTGGCGCGCGCTCGGCGAGCTCGGCCACGGTGTACGAGCGGCGGATGCTGGTCAGCCCGTCTGCTCGGATGAAGGATCCGACGAGGAAGGGCTGGAGCACGCGTGTCAGTGCATCGAAAAGCGCATACGCGCGCCTGCTGCGGGCGATGTCCACGTGCACGGCGATGCCGTCTTCGGCCAGCAGCGCCTCCGTCTCGCGCAGCAGGTCGGGCACGCTGTCGAGGTGGTGCAGCAGGTGGTTCGACACGACGACGTCGAAGCGCTCTCCCGCCGCGACGAGGTCGGCGGTCGTTCCGGTGCGATACCGGATGTTCGCAGGCCCGCTCTGACGCTCGGCCCACGCGGTGGCCCGGGGATCCGCGTCGAGCGCTGTCACGATCGCTCGCGACGCATCGCGCCTGACCCAGCGCGCGATCCTGCGCGTGACATCGCCGCCACCGGAGCCGATGTCCAGGATCCGCACGTCGCCGGCGCGCACGCGCGTCCGGATCCGATGCAGGTAGATGCGCCGCCAGCCTCCGACGAGCGCATTGATCATCCGGAACCGCCGGTAGGTGGCCTCCAGGGCGATCCGGTCGGCATCGGGGTCGTCCATGAGCTCGCGCGCCGACGTGTCGCGCGAGCGCAGGTCAGGCACGCCCGCCCTCCCCTCCGAGCACGGTCATGACACCGCCTTCCATGGTGAGTCCCGGTCCGAAGGCCATCGCCACGAGCCGCTCCCCCGTCCGAGAGGCCGGGTCCAGCAGGATGCGCCGGATGACGAACAGCACCGTGGCGCTGGACATGTTCCCGCACGTGCGCAGCACTTCGCGTGCGGCCTCCAGCTGGGAGTCCGCGAGTCCGACCCTGTGCTGCACGCGGTCGAGGATGTCGCGGCCGCCCGGATGCACGGCCCAGTGCGTGACGGTGTCGGCGAGGCCGTCGCAGTCGCGCGCATAGGTGAGCTCCTCATCGGCCGCGCACAGCGCTCCGAGAGCGTCGTCGATGTTCGCCTCGATGACCTTGGGCACCGCGGTGGACAGGATCATCTCGAAGCCGTTGTCGCCGATCGTCCATGCCATGTGCGAGGTGGAATCGGGGGCTATGGCCGTCGCGAACGAGTCCAGCTCCGCACCGGGGATCCCGGGGGCCGGTGGCCGTCCCGTCACGAGGACGCCTGCGGCGCCGTCCGCGAAGAGCGACGATGCGACGATCGTGTCGGGGTCGCTCGAGGAGCGCAGGTGCAGCGTGCACAGTTCGGCGCTGACCACGAGGACGACGGCCTCGGCATCCGCGCGGCAGAACTGGGCGGCGGCCCGCAGCGCCGGTATCGCCGCGTAGCAGCCCATGAAGCCGAAGTGATACCGCTCGACGCTCGGACGCAGCCCCAGCTCGGTGACGATCGCGAAATCGGGCCCCGGGGCGTGGAAGCCCGTGCAGGAGACCGTGATGACGTGGGTGACGTCCTCCGCGGCGACGTCGTCGGATGCCTCGAGCGCCTGCCTGGCCGCCTCCACGAACATCGGTGTCGCCGTCCGGACGTAGAGCTCGTTGCGCGCCGATGTCCCCGGCGAGAGGAGCAGGTTCTCCGAGCGGTCGTAGAACGTCGGCTCCCCCGCGGACTCCGAACCGAGCTCGGCGATCGCCGTGTAGCGGGTGTCGATGCCCGAACCGCCGAACGAGGCGTTCACGATCCGGACCGCTCTGCGGTCGATGTCCGGCTGGGAGGCGAAGACCTCGCGCACCTCGTCCTGCTGCAGCGGAGTCGACGGGAGAACGGTCTGCGGCACTCGGAGGAAGGCGCTCATGACCACACGCTGACACGTCGGCCGTGCGAGCACCAGGGGCTTGTCATGGCCGGCCGGTCCGACTATCGGCGCCGGTCAGAATCCGAGAGCCCTGGCGAGCTTCGAACCGGATGCCGCGTGCCGGCCGCCCGCGGCGAAGATCGCCCGTTCCGCCGCGGCGAACAGCTGCTCGCGACCGTCGGGATCCGAGGGCGCGGCGGGGCCGAGCTCGAACTCCCATTCCCGCCACTCGCGCTGCACGCCCTGCCGGAGATCCGTCGCGCGGACGCGATCGTCGACGAACTCGGCGACGACGCCCTCCGATCCGGTCAGCAGGTAGGCGGTCCGGTCGTTCTCGATCCTGGCCAGCGGCGTCAGCGGTTCGGTCGTCCAGCGCGAGAGCGTCTGCGCCACGGCATCCGGAACGCGATCGTCCTCGCCGAGCGGCCAGCCGATCTCCAGACGCCCGTCACCGTCGCGCGGTCCCTTGATGTGCCAGCCCGCGTCCGGTCCTCCGGTCCGGCGGCGCAGCGCGACACCGGCGCGCGCGAGCGCGGCGTCGGACGTGTCGAGGTAGCGCGCGTCCAGAGCACGCTGCTCCCCCGTCGTGGCCGCATCCACACCGGGGATGCCGTCCCAGTCGGGCAGAGGCGTGTCGACCTCGACGTCGTACTTGCGCTCGACCTCGACGGTGCGCGACGGCTCTGATCCGTTCGGGGCCTCAGCCATCCGAGCGGGCCTCAGTCATCCGACGGGTTGAGGTCCTCGAGGGACTCCTCGTACCAGTAGTCGACCTCGGTCGGTCCGTCGCTGTCGCCGGTGTTCTGCGGCTCGCCGCCGCGGTTGTAGACCACCTGGGTCTCGGCGTAGGGGACGATCAGCTTGTCATCGGCGTCCGCTTCGAGCGGAAGGAGTTGCCCGTCCAGCGGGCCGCCGTGGAGTCGTGCGAGTGCCATGAACACACCATAGCCCTCGTCACCCCATCGCGATGCCCACGACCGCGCCGACGATCATCCAGGGTCCGAAGGCGACGCGCGTGCCACGGTGCGCACGTCGCAGAGCCATCAGACCGAGCACGTAGACGGCGCCGAACACGAAGGCGGCCGCGGCGCCGATGATCAGCGCCTGCCAGCCGTGCCACCCCAGGACGATCCCGATCACGGCCGCCAGCTTCACATCGCCGCCGCCGACTCCACCGCCGGCCAGGTGCATGACCGCGTAGAAGCCTCCGAGGATCACGAGCCCGGCGAGCGCACGGAGAAGGGCAGCGGCATCCGCCGTGACGAGCGCCTCGATGCCGACGAGCACGAGGAGGGCGGCTCCCACCGGCAGCACGATCCGATTCGGCAGTCGGTGCGTTCGCGCGTCGATGACGATGAGCCGGAGACCGATGCCGATGAGGGCCACGTGCACGGCGATGACGATCGCGATGTGCAGGAGATCGGGCATCCCCGAAGGCTAGGCGATCGAGCGGTGACGCGTGACGGGGTGTGGATAACCCGCACCGGTCGATGTCCGATGTCCGAATTAGTCTCGGAGCATCACTTGATTTATTCGTAGATATCTTCGAGGATGGATCCATGGGCATCGCACTCTCCGCCCCGACGGCTCTCCCCCGTGAGAGCACCGCCTCCCGCGCGCAGGAGCTGCATCGGCTGCGCAGCGAGATCTCGCGCATGCAGCGACGCCGCAGCGATGTCCCCCTCCTCCCGATCGACCCTGCGCTGGAGGGACTGCTTCCCGAAGACGGGCTGCGCACCGGCACCGCGTACTCGCTCATGCCGTCACCGAGCCTGCTCGGCGCTCTGCTGGCCGCCCCCTCGCAACGAGGCTCCTGGTGCGCCGTCGTCGGCATGCCCACCCTCGGCCTCGAGGCGATGGCCGGCTTCGGCGTCGACCTCTCGCGCCTGATCCTCGTCCCCGACCCCGGCCCGCGCTGGCTCACCGTCGCCTCCGCCCTGTCCGAGGTCGTCCCGCTCATCGCGGTGCATCCGCGCAGCAGGGCATCGGATGCCGACATCCAGCGCATGAACGCACGACTGCGCGATCGGGCCTGCACGCTTCTGGTCACGGCCCGCTGGCCGCAGAGCGAGGCGACGCTGCGGGTGGAGGAGACCGAGTGGCACGGGCTCGGCGACGGCTGGGGGCTGCTCGCCGATCGGACGGTCACGCTCAGCTGCTCGTCCCGTCGGCTGGAGACGCAGCGGCGAATCCGGGTCCGTCTACCAGGCTCCCTGGGACGCCTGGATGCCGCGCCGGCCCCGCTGCGTCCGGTCGCGCCGCTGCGCCGCACGGCCGATGAGCGCCCGAGCATGCCCGATCACTGGGCGGTGGCGGGATGATGCCCCCTCGCCACCTCGTGCTGTGGCTGCCGGATTGGCCGGTGCGCGCCGCCGTCGGAGCCCCGCCGCCGTACGGCCCCGTCGCGGTCGTGCAGGCGAACACGATCATCGCCTGCTCCGATGAGGCCAGGGCGCAGGGCGTGCGCCGCGGGCAGCGCCGACGGATGGCGCAGTCCCGCTCCCCCGCGCTGCAACTGCTGAACGCCGACCCGCTCCGAGACGAGAGCGCGTTCCTCCCCGTCCTGCGGCTGCTCGAGGATCAGGTGCCGGGTGTCCAGCCGTTGCGTCCCGGCCTCGCAGCGCTTCGCGCTCGCGGTCCTTCCCGGTACTACGGAGGCGAGGCCGAGGCTGCGCACGTGCTCATCGAGGTGCTCGCGGAGCACGGCTACCCCGGCACCAGGGCCGGCGTCGCCGACGGCCTGTTCACCGCGGAGCAGGCGGCACGTCTGGGCGATCCTGCCCTGGTCGTCCCATCGGGAGGCGCAGGAGACTTCCTCGGTCCGCTGCCCGTCCAGGTGCTCGACGACGAGGAGATCACCGCGCTGCTCGACCGGCTCGGGGTCAGGCGCCTCGCCGATTTCGCCCGGCTCGGCGAGAACATGATCCGAGACCGCTTCGGCGAGCGCGGCGCCCGTCTGCATGCTCTGGCGGCGGGGGCGGATTCCCGTCCGCTGCCGACAGGTGCGCCTCCCCCCGAGCTCTCCCGCGAGGTGTCGTTCGAGACCCCTCTCGGCCAGGCCGATCAGGTGGCGTTCGCCGTCCGGCAGACCGCCGATGCCGTCTTCGCCGGGCTCGCCGAGGCATCACTGGTCTGCACCGAGGTCCGCATCGTCTTCACCGATGACGACGGCGCCGTCTCGTCCAGGGTGTGGATGCATCCGACCTCCTTCGAGGCCGCCGACCTCGTGGACCGGGTCCGCTGGCAGCTCGAGACGTTGCAGCCTGCAGCATCGGACGCCTCGGATCGGGTACCGGCCGGCATCGTGACGGTGCGGATCGTCCCGACCCGCACCGACGACAGCCGCCACCATCAGCCGGGGCTGTTCGGGCAAGGACCCGAGGAGCGCCTGCATCATGCCGTCTCCCGCGTGCAGGCGCTGCTCGGTCACCGCGGGGTCGTCACCCCGGTGATCGTCGGCGGGCGCCGCCTGGCCGATCGTCAGCAGCTGCAGCCCTGGGGCGATCGGGCGCCGATCGAGCGCGATCCGGCCCTGCCCTGGCCGGGGAGTCTGCCCGCACCGCACCCCGCCGAGGTCTTCACGCCTCCTCGGCCGATCGCGGTCACGGCGGCCGATCGCTCCGTCCCCGTCGTCGATGGGCGAGGCGTGCTCTCCGCGGTCCCCGCCTTCATCGCGGATGCCGCGGTGCTCTCCTGGGCCGGCCCGTGGCCGCTGCGCGAGCACGGGTGGGATCCGGATGCCGCCCAGAGCGCCCATCGGTTCCAGATCGTCGACGCCGCCCAACGTGCCTGGCTGGTGCTGTGGGAGGACGAGAGCTGGTGGGCTGAGGGGAGGTATCTCTGATGGGCTGGCAGAACCACCCGGGTATGAGCTGGCGCGAGCTCGAGGAGACGCTGAGCGCCCGCGAGCAGCCCGAAGGCGTCCCCACCCGCCCCGACCCGGGCCCGATCAGCAGGAAACGACGGGCGGAGCCGCCCGCACCCGTCGTCCGCCCGCCGGATGCCGTGCCCTACGCCGAACTGCACGCCCACTCCACCTTCTCGTTCCTGGACGGCGCCTCCTCACCCGAAGACCTGCTCACCGAGGCGGAGCGCCTCGGACTCACCGCCCTGGCCATCACCGACCACGACGGCTT
This window contains:
- a CDS encoding MerR family transcriptional regulator, with the protein product MASASPTRERTASPGLLSIGQVLARLTPEFPDVSASKLRFLEVRGIVTPARTDSGYRKFSTSDVERLRLALTLQRDHYLPLNVIREQLDEAEANGDLAGALTPPPSITPAVRRYRRDELLSAAGAAPQLLNDAISTGIIAAGESYSENVVTLLRGLVALDRHGIEPRHLRSVRQSAERDVALIESAMSALLRRTDAASRGKANELGPELASQIDDVRALFMKDALGRILS
- a CDS encoding FHA domain-containing protein, producing the protein MTDSESRHSENAAIHRDGEQKHDVTQTFGHDSDLSFVPFGVELSEAEQTAIAALPSGSALLLVRSGALAGARYLLDTDVTTVGRHPEADIFFDDVTVSRRHAEITRNGTTFEIIDQRSLNGTYVNGERADRHVLANGYEVRVGKFRLNFFASPVDLVAAND
- a CDS encoding copper resistance protein CopC, which translates into the protein MPSLALRRQVLPTAIAATLLTALLVLFPAHRAAAHDELVSSDPAADSTVETLPEEMTLTFSAALIASAGGTGVVVTDAAGNDVTAGAPEIDGAVLIQPLDPAAGTAGEYTVIWQVVSSDGHPTDGEFAFTVAEAASPATTEPTATGEPSPSASETAAPTPDATATPAPAATDSSPASAWIWALSIVGILAIVVAMVWFWLRGRRTASGAESDTPAEG
- the lpdA gene encoding dihydrolipoyl dehydrogenase; translated protein: MPHYDVVILGAGPGGYVAAVRSAQLGLSTAIIEEKYWGGVCLNVGCIPSKSLLKNAEIAHTFTHKAEFFGISGDVHFDFGAAFDRSRKVADTHVKGIHFLMKKNKVTEYDGRGTFTGPKAISVAKSDGTTEEVTFDNVIIATGSTVRLLPGVQLSENVVTYEEQILSRELPESIVIVGAGAIGMEFAYVLSNYGVKVTIVEFLDRALPNEDVEVSKEITKQYKKYGIEILTSTKVETIVDNGSSVTVTYTGKDGQQTSIDTGKVLMSVGFAANVKGYGLENTGVALTERGAIDIDDHMRTNVEGIYAIGDVTAKLQLAHVAEAQGVVAAEAIAGAETQTLGDYRMMPRATFCQPQVASFGLTEEQARAEGREIKVAKFPFSANGKANGLGEPIGFVKLIADAEHLELIGGHLIGPDVSELLPELTLAQKWDLTALEAARNVHTHPTLSEALQEAFHGLSGHMINL
- a CDS encoding FAD-dependent oxidoreductase, with amino-acid sequence MPECDVAIVGAGPAGLLLACLLARRGTDVLVLERGTGHEDRSRAIGIHPPGLAALRDAGVDEEFRADALLLAGGTVTSRGRVLAEQDFVPGREVRTLAQSQTHALLQQRLAELAPDAVRTGVQVRDVVGRAGAARVLAVRAGREQEFSARRVVVADGVHSGIRDRLGVSWRRVPGAGDYTMLDVVDAPSDDRARLHLEPDGVVESFPLPGGGRRWVIRERERTRRTTASFARTVLARTGLDIGEPGGARPQSFRARQHRASRLVHGPAVLLGDAAHEISPIGGQGMNLAWIAACRLAVALTERSDREAALRAYERVSLRAAALGQRRARFNMAMGAPVGEAARAVRDGAIALLDQGVSGRRMLGAMTMSGL
- a CDS encoding methyltransferase domain-containing protein, encoding MPDLRSRDTSARELMDDPDADRIALEATYRRFRMINALVGGWRRIYLHRIRTRVRAGDVRILDIGSGGGDVTRRIARWVRRDASRAIVTALDADPRATAWAERQSGPANIRYRTGTTADLVAAGERFDVVVSNHLLHHLDSVPDLLRETEALLAEDGIAVHVDIARSRRAYALFDALTRVLQPFLVGSFIRADGLTSIRRSYTVAELAERAPQGWTAVASSPHRVVLLRGGVRA
- a CDS encoding type III polyketide synthase, which codes for MSAFLRVPQTVLPSTPLQQDEVREVFASQPDIDRRAVRIVNASFGGSGIDTRYTAIAELGSESAGEPTFYDRSENLLLSPGTSARNELYVRTATPMFVEAARQALEASDDVAAEDVTHVITVSCTGFHAPGPDFAIVTELGLRPSVERYHFGFMGCYAAIPALRAAAQFCRADAEAVVLVVSAELCTLHLRSSSDPDTIVASSLFADGAAGVLVTGRPPAPGIPGAELDSFATAIAPDSTSHMAWTIGDNGFEMILSTAVPKVIEANIDDALGALCAADEELTYARDCDGLADTVTHWAVHPGGRDILDRVQHRVGLADSQLEAAREVLRTCGNMSSATVLFVIRRILLDPASRTGERLVAMAFGPGLTMEGGVMTVLGGEGGRA
- a CDS encoding CYTH domain-containing protein; its protein translation is MAEAPNGSEPSRTVEVERKYDVEVDTPLPDWDGIPGVDAATTGEQRALDARYLDTSDAALARAGVALRRRTGGPDAGWHIKGPRDGDGRLEIGWPLGEDDRVPDAVAQTLSRWTTEPLTPLARIENDRTAYLLTGSEGVVAEFVDDRVRATDLRQGVQREWREWEFELGPAAPSDPDGREQLFAAAERAIFAAGGRHAASGSKLARALGF
- a CDS encoding response regulator, producing the protein MALARLHGGPLDGQLLPLEADADDKLIVPYAETQVVYNRGGEPQNTGDSDGPTEVDYWYEESLEDLNPSDD
- a CDS encoding prepilin peptidase, whose amino-acid sequence is MPDLLHIAIVIAVHVALIGIGLRLIVIDARTHRLPNRIVLPVGAALLVLVGIEALVTADAAALLRALAGLVILGGFYAVMHLAGGGVGGGDVKLAAVIGIVLGWHGWQALIIGAAAAFVFGAVYVLGLMALRRAHRGTRVAFGPWMIVGAVVGIAMG
- a CDS encoding DNA polymerase Y family protein, which codes for MMPPRHLVLWLPDWPVRAAVGAPPPYGPVAVVQANTIIACSDEARAQGVRRGQRRRMAQSRSPALQLLNADPLRDESAFLPVLRLLEDQVPGVQPLRPGLAALRARGPSRYYGGEAEAAHVLIEVLAEHGYPGTRAGVADGLFTAEQAARLGDPALVVPSGGAGDFLGPLPVQVLDDEEITALLDRLGVRRLADFARLGENMIRDRFGERGARLHALAAGADSRPLPTGAPPPELSREVSFETPLGQADQVAFAVRQTADAVFAGLAEASLVCTEVRIVFTDDDGAVSSRVWMHPTSFEAADLVDRVRWQLETLQPAASDASDRVPAGIVTVRIVPTRTDDSRHHQPGLFGQGPEERLHHAVSRVQALLGHRGVVTPVIVGGRRLADRQQLQPWGDRAPIERDPALPWPGSLPAPHPAEVFTPPRPIAVTAADRSVPVVDGRGVLSAVPAFIADAAVLSWAGPWPLREHGWDPDAAQSAHRFQIVDAAQRAWLVLWEDESWWAEGRYL